One window of Gemmatimonadaceae bacterium genomic DNA carries:
- the murB gene encoding UDP-N-acetylmuramate dehydrogenase, with protein sequence MIDQYAKLVARLNQSQISRDEPLAPYTTFRIGGPADVMYEALTADDLANAILAARELDVPWFVLGLGANILVADMGFRGLVIRNTASHLKFFDDGRLWVESGTVVGDLIPQAVERGWSGLEHYVGIPSTVGGAVWQNLHFLEPEPERKRTMFIADVFHSCDLLTEEGERKTVDKAYMEFGYDTSILHKKRDIALAVTFQLERGDTGAMHRIMQENLSWRGARHPWLQFHPSAGSIFKKIEGMGAGRLVDQCGLKGHRHGDAQISHIHANIMVNLGRATATDVRELIKIAQDAVEAKFSVRLETEIGFIGEF encoded by the coding sequence ATGATTGACCAGTACGCAAAACTAGTAGCTCGGCTGAACCAGTCACAGATCAGCCGTGATGAGCCACTCGCTCCATACACCACGTTCCGCATCGGCGGTCCGGCCGATGTCATGTACGAAGCGCTTACCGCGGATGACCTCGCAAACGCCATACTCGCCGCTCGCGAATTGGACGTTCCGTGGTTCGTTCTTGGACTCGGCGCCAATATTCTCGTTGCCGACATGGGCTTTCGGGGGCTGGTAATTCGAAATACAGCCTCACATCTGAAATTCTTCGATGACGGCCGGCTATGGGTCGAAAGCGGTACGGTCGTCGGAGATCTCATCCCACAGGCCGTCGAGCGCGGATGGTCCGGTCTCGAACATTATGTAGGAATCCCCAGCACCGTCGGTGGCGCGGTCTGGCAGAACCTGCATTTCCTGGAGCCCGAGCCGGAGCGCAAGCGAACGATGTTCATTGCCGATGTTTTTCATTCGTGCGATCTCCTTACTGAAGAGGGCGAGCGGAAGACGGTCGACAAGGCATACATGGAGTTCGGTTACGACACCAGCATTCTTCACAAGAAACGCGATATCGCACTCGCCGTGACCTTTCAGCTGGAACGCGGCGACACCGGCGCGATGCATCGCATCATGCAGGAAAACCTGAGCTGGCGCGGGGCCCGTCACCCGTGGCTCCAGTTTCATCCGAGCGCTGGGTCGATATTTAAGAAGATCGAAGGTATGGGAGCGGGACGGCTTGTGGACCAGTGTGGACTCAAGGGCCATCGCCACGGTGATGCCCAGATCTCACACATTCACGCCAACATCATGGTGAATCTGGGGCGGGCAACCGCCACGGATGTCAGGGAGCTTATCAAAATCGCTCAGGATGCCGTCGAAGCGAAGTTCAGTGTTCGCCTCGAGACGGAGATCGGTTTTATCGGAGAGTTTTAA
- a CDS encoding AbrB/MazE/SpoVT family DNA-binding domain-containing protein yields the protein MSSVTVSPKFQVVIPKAARESLRICPGQKLQVVVFEGQLRFIPVRPLKELRGAYRGAGSDVERDADRI from the coding sequence ATGTCGAGTGTTACGGTTTCGCCGAAGTTTCAGGTAGTAATTCCGAAAGCGGCCCGCGAGTCCCTTCGTATCTGCCCGGGACAAAAACTTCAGGTCGTCGTCTTCGAGGGGCAGCTTCGATTCATTCCGGTGCGCCCGCTAAAGGAGCTTCGGGGCGCATATCGAGGTGCGGGATCCGACGTTGAGAGGGATGCGGATCGCATCTGA
- a CDS encoding ABC-F family ATP-binding cassette domain-containing protein, translating into MTQISVSGAEVHFGATKLFRNVTFTAARGERWGIVGRNGTGKTTLFRLITGDQQPTFGSVSKQPGLRVSLLEQHRDFGDADSVWTAAAGQFADLLALEVSLAEQSIWIGELGEASTPGMLSRYDKDLERFDREGGYTFAPRVDAVLHGLGFDPVEARTRPLTQLSGGERGRLGVARQLVSPADVLLLDEPTNHLDLDTTQWLEDYLKGSDKTILLISHDRAFLSNVVDHVLHFEGDSAFAYIGNYEAFVRQREEKRLSQQRAFDKQQRFVSEQEDYVRRNLAGQNTKQAKGRRKLLARLPRLGSPVGSEGAMALRLDVGDRGGDQILVANHARIGINDQVLIEDFTTILKRGEILGLLGPNGAGKSTLLRSLIGEHEIMGGELRLGGSIKAAYYRQDMSQVPLDRSIYDVIADLRPLWERRQVQSHLARFGFSGDEVQRSAGTLSGGERARVALAMIVLARANLLILDEPTNHLDVESIEALEDALEDYDGSVILVSHDRELLRTLVDRVWVLHEKHITDFAGTFGEWETASRERAHAAAVNAAEEESLRRVHEKQKTKRRESEKGKDRDVSRNARRKAEEAEQRVTSLEGRIAGITSTLADPELYTTVDGKRRAVNLGRDLEALKKKLDEAINDWTVATQAAESGSGSKR; encoded by the coding sequence GTGACGCAGATTTCGGTGTCCGGCGCCGAGGTACACTTCGGCGCTACCAAGTTGTTTCGGAACGTCACGTTCACCGCGGCAAGGGGAGAACGCTGGGGTATCGTCGGCCGTAACGGAACGGGCAAAACGACACTTTTCAGACTGATCACCGGAGACCAGCAGCCGACTTTTGGCAGCGTTTCGAAGCAGCCCGGACTACGCGTATCGCTGCTCGAACAGCATCGGGATTTCGGTGACGCTGACTCGGTATGGACTGCGGCGGCGGGACAGTTCGCCGACCTGCTTGCACTCGAGGTATCGCTTGCTGAGCAGAGCATCTGGATCGGAGAGCTGGGCGAAGCCTCGACTCCGGGGATGCTTTCCCGCTACGACAAGGACCTCGAGCGTTTCGACAGAGAGGGCGGATACACATTTGCCCCTCGGGTAGACGCGGTTCTCCACGGGCTCGGCTTCGACCCTGTCGAGGCGCGAACCCGACCACTGACGCAGCTGAGCGGGGGTGAGCGGGGCCGTCTGGGAGTTGCACGCCAGCTAGTGAGTCCGGCTGATGTACTTCTGCTCGATGAGCCAACGAATCACCTCGATCTGGATACGACGCAGTGGCTCGAGGACTATCTCAAGGGCAGCGACAAGACGATTCTGCTCATCAGCCACGACCGTGCATTTCTGTCGAATGTCGTCGACCACGTGCTGCATTTCGAGGGCGATTCGGCGTTCGCCTACATCGGAAATTATGAAGCGTTCGTGAGGCAGCGTGAGGAGAAGCGGCTCTCTCAGCAGCGCGCGTTCGACAAGCAGCAGCGATTCGTGTCGGAGCAGGAAGATTATGTCCGGCGGAATCTCGCCGGCCAGAACACCAAGCAGGCGAAAGGGCGGCGCAAGCTGCTTGCGCGCCTGCCGCGCCTCGGATCACCGGTCGGGTCGGAGGGAGCGATGGCGCTCAGGCTCGATGTTGGGGATCGTGGTGGAGATCAGATACTGGTCGCCAACCACGCCCGAATCGGGATCAACGATCAGGTGTTGATCGAGGATTTCACGACGATTCTCAAGCGCGGCGAAATTCTTGGTCTGCTCGGTCCGAACGGTGCGGGCAAATCGACGCTGTTGCGCTCGTTGATCGGCGAGCACGAAATCATGGGGGGTGAGTTGAGGCTGGGCGGGTCGATCAAGGCGGCGTACTACCGCCAGGACATGAGCCAGGTACCGCTCGATAGGTCCATTTATGACGTCATCGCCGATCTCCGTCCGCTGTGGGAGCGGCGGCAGGTGCAGAGTCATCTTGCGCGTTTTGGATTTTCCGGCGACGAAGTTCAAAGGAGCGCGGGCACTTTGTCCGGGGGCGAAAGGGCGCGAGTTGCGCTGGCGATGATCGTTCTCGCGCGCGCCAACCTGCTGATCCTCGATGAGCCCACCAATCACCTCGATGTGGAATCGATCGAAGCGCTGGAGGATGCGCTAGAGGATTACGATGGCTCCGTCATTCTGGTGAGCCACGACCGGGAGCTGCTTCGGACCCTCGTCGACCGGGTGTGGGTGCTGCATGAAAAACACATCACCGATTTCGCGGGGACTTTTGGTGAGTGGGAAACTGCGAGCCGGGAGCGGGCACATGCAGCCGCGGTCAATGCGGCGGAGGAAGAGTCACTGCGCCGCGTACATGAAAAGCAGAAGACCAAGCGCCGGGAGAGCGAGAAGGGAAAGGATCGCGACGTCAGTCGAAACGCGAGGCGCAAGGCAGAAGAGGCCGAGCAGCGGGTAACGTCACTGGAAGGTCGCATTGCGGGGATCACTTCGACGCTTGCGGATCCTGAGCTTTATACAACGGTGGATGGCAAGCGGCGGGCGGTGAACCTCGGGCGGGATCTTGAAGCACTCAAGAAAAAACTTGATGAGGCCATCAACGATTGGACGGTTGCGACTCAGGCCGCCGAGAGTGGATCGGGCTCAAAGCGGTAG
- a CDS encoding alanine--glyoxylate aminotransferase family protein — protein sequence MTDTEFGTFFVPGPTEVRREVLEAMTRPMIPHRSQEFEDLFARLQIGLKEVFKTERPVYVTASSGTGLMEAAVRCTPPGRILCLVNGAFSERFAHIAEACGREVDRYEVPWGEAHTHGELKEYLTKRQYRAITVTHSETSTGALNHIHVISDMAHAYGALCLVDSVSGLGGAELYFDKWQLDYVLTGSQKALALPPGLAFAVASAEFVRMAAEQSNRGVYFDIVEMDKFVNAGQVPATPALSLLYALDVQLAAILKEGMENRWIRHMEMALATRLWLARMREGGDDGWENIAGHAFRSPTVSTIRLPARLTGDVFTSAVAQQGIRVASGYGKLRDTTFRIGHMGDHTPETLERCFAACERAAATLGRMTPLDVTA from the coding sequence ACGCGGCCGATGATCCCGCATCGGAGCCAGGAGTTCGAGGATCTGTTTGCTCGGCTGCAGATCGGGTTGAAGGAAGTCTTCAAGACAGAGCGGCCAGTTTACGTCACTGCGTCGTCCGGCACGGGGCTGATGGAAGCGGCGGTGCGGTGCACACCACCGGGGAGGATTCTCTGCCTCGTGAATGGTGCCTTCTCAGAACGTTTTGCCCACATTGCCGAAGCCTGCGGGCGCGAAGTCGATCGTTATGAGGTTCCATGGGGTGAGGCCCACACTCACGGAGAATTAAAAGAATACCTAACCAAGAGACAATATCGAGCCATCACCGTCACTCATTCCGAGACTTCGACCGGGGCGTTGAATCACATCCATGTCATTTCCGACATGGCGCACGCGTATGGAGCGCTGTGTCTCGTAGACAGCGTGAGCGGGCTGGGCGGTGCGGAGCTGTACTTCGACAAGTGGCAGTTAGATTATGTACTAACAGGCTCCCAGAAAGCTCTGGCGCTGCCCCCTGGTCTCGCGTTCGCCGTAGCGTCGGCAGAGTTCGTTCGTATGGCGGCCGAGCAGTCGAATCGGGGAGTGTATTTTGACATCGTAGAGATGGACAAGTTCGTCAACGCCGGACAGGTTCCGGCGACACCTGCGCTTTCGCTTCTATACGCGCTCGACGTTCAACTGGCGGCGATCCTCAAGGAGGGAATGGAAAACCGGTGGATCCGGCATATGGAGATGGCTTTGGCTACGAGACTGTGGCTGGCTCGAATGCGGGAGGGCGGGGACGACGGTTGGGAGAACATCGCAGGGCACGCATTCCGCTCCCCCACCGTCTCAACCATCCGGCTACCTGCCCGCCTGACGGGCGATGTCTTCACCAGTGCAGTCGCGCAGCAGGGGATCAGAGTCGCCAGTGGGTATGGAAAGCTCCGGGATACGACATTCCGCATTGGGCACATGGGCGATCACACTCCCGAGACTCTCGAACGATGCTTCGCGGCGTGTGAACGAGCGGCAGCGACGCTAGGACGCATGACACCGTTGGATGTAACTGCGTGA